Part of the Salvelinus fontinalis isolate EN_2023a chromosome 1, ASM2944872v1, whole genome shotgun sequence genome is shown below.
TTAAAACTGAGTTGCTAAAACATGCAATATCATTGTAACCAATCTGAAATTGTGTCAGCGCAAGTCATCACTGACTATGCTATTAATTTCTCAGTCGAGGCTTCATTTGTTTTTTGGCCAATTAAATGTCGGTGGCAAGAAGGTCCTTGGTGGCTATCAAGGCAAGGCATGAGCTGCTTAAAACTTGCGTGCGAAATTCTGGTAAATACTAGGAAGTCAATCAAATCGTTGTCATTGTTTCAGTaaacctaacatgctgaccacaccgctcgcgtgcGTGGCAAAATAAGTGTACACATAcatcaatcattgcacccacactgttcATGCGCCTCAGCAAGCGTCTGCgtggccaggcgctaaaatagaaataggttctatttgtgacactcaacgcgctgcaagtcctttctctcccatctcctcaatgGTTTTTAAGAGCATATACCCACgagccatctcctcattggtgtttaggagcatatacccacgtgggtgatatgAAAGATGAACTGACGTCCTCACTCCAGTCGGTTGTAGTAATGCACTGttaagttggttgccaaccgccatataaagtccaaagaagtaaAAAAGAAGCCTGAGGAAGGTGACAAAACGGTTAACTGAATTCCTTTCTCATctatggattaattgtcagagtagaggaccttgtgcatttcagggaaaataacaacccaatgtttatataccagaacaaattagctagcaacagcaagctagctaaattgccataaatgtttaatgcttttcgatctgtccccaaattaatataattggttcagtttttgttttgatatttcaacctgcgtatcctgatcgtgtctggtgtaggggtacaaaatcaacatgcgcacgCAGGCGTCCGGTTTGATCAGCTTGTAACAGTTTTGTACCACTTGTTTAACACTGCGATGTATCTTCTATCAAGATGGACTGCTCCATGAAGCCTAACCAACGTGCCGCCATGCTCATGGGAAGGGggagcaagagaaagaggggcCCAAAGGAGAATGGCAGAGGGCTCGTCTCAGAGCCAGAGGAAGGGGCCCTACCCAGCTTCTCCCGCAGCTGTTGTAATAGGAACAGAAAGAAGAGAAGAAAGACAGAGGTGAAGGTAAGCAGCACACCGGCGGTATGGTTGCCATGCTATTGCGACCCATTTGTCTCTTGTTTTTGGGAAATAGCTGGCCTGTTCATCTCAAATATTTAGACTGAAGTGAATTCAAAACCTTTAATGGCCTTCAGGGCTAGTAGGAGCACTGGCTGAGTAACACTTAATAGTGACAACTTATAGCAACGTGTCGGCCGAGCGTCAAATGGAACGATTGGGATTTATTGACTCAAGGTCAGACAGACATGAAGATTATTTCAAGTTGTTAAATACCCTGTCGATGGGGAAACTGTATTTAGAGTACGACTGCTCTTTGACACTGGATTTTCAGGTGTTATGTATCCCAACCTAGGGAACGGCTAGCCTACACAGTATAATTTGGAAATTCAAGGGTGTTTAGTCCTGAAAAAGTCAGTCAAAGAATGTGAAGGCAAGAATAGCAACTCAATAAAACCATCTGCAAAGTTGAGATCAAGGGACCTCCTCAAAACTACTATGCTGGGAGTTGCAGAAGAAGTACAAATTGATTCTGGAAAGGCTTTGACGTCTGAACTATCTCAGGATACAGATCCTGCATAACCTGTAATGTCCCACCTGCTCTGCCTAAGCCTTGGGCCAACATTTACATTTATGTTGAAGGTGAATACCACCTATTTTACATATTAACTGTGAGAATTTGTTTAGGTTGGGAGCATCCTCTTCTTGGAGACTGGCTACATTGTAAGTTTCTTTATACTTCTATTGATACAGTACTTAAGCTGTCCATAGGACAGTGTTTCAAATGTTGTGGCACATCTAAATGtagcaatttttattttttattattatggtTTCTTTTAGTGTGACACAGAGAGCGAGTCAGCAGATAAGGTAAGGTACTGCTTGAATCAAACCACACACAATTAAGATTCATTTTTGGAGTTGCACTATTGTTCCTGCCTATTGTTAGGTTTAGATTTACCTACTGTGTTTTTCCTCTCATTGTCCTAGGCCTCTGACAATGACTTGGAGCCAATGTTCACTGTTAGCACCAGGAAAGGTAAAATGCTGTTCTCTCATTCCCATAGCTGTATGCCTTTGCTTTATAATTATGCTCTTGTCATTTGGTGACTTTTGTTTTCAGTGTGGACTCATTGATTAATTTTTTTATTCAGTTTTGTAAATTTCTTTTTTCAGAGGGGGGTTGCGGgtacaaaaacaataaaatgaATGCATACAAAGAACCCATGCCACCTCCCCGCATCCTCTACTCCCACCCGGAAACCATGCCCCCGCCCACCACAGCATGCCTCCCACCCCTTACCAATCCACCCAAAAAACAGGATTGCTTATTTCTCCACCTATCCATCCCCCGTTTCTCCACTTATATTCCCTTCCCCCGTACCACCCCTTCCCCGTGGGCctgaaagcaaagaaagtaacaatagtctatataaatatatataattggTTTGAAGGTGTTGGGCTTTAGCTGAGATTGTTCTTTAGAGTCAAGTATATTTGCCCAGGCCTCAATTGCTCGTTGACTATTACCATTCATTCTCACTGACGATAATAATGTTTGAACTTCTAATAGTAACTGTGTTCACCGGTTAAATGGGAGGGATGTGGTTTTTGGCAGTGCTGCCTGCTAGCATTAttcttctctgattgagagattCAAGGAACTATAATTGTTAAGTAACGTAATAGATGAAGGCATTGAATATTTGAATTCGTGTATTTTGTAGTTGGTCGTTTGGATTACGGGATGCAAAGGTCAAGTTTTTCCATATTCTTTTCCAGTTAAAGGTTCAGATTCAATTAGATCTGTGGACCATACTTTTTTAATGACTAGCTCAGAATATGATCTTTCCAAAAAGGTTTTTATATATTATAGTGATCAGTCTTTTCGAGAGCCCAGAGAATTTATTTATAAATTCTATTATTGGATGTTTCGGTAGGTGGGTTTTCCGAAGGGCATAGCATAGCTGATCTAAATTGTAAATATTGAAAAAAGGAGTTGCCTGGTAATATgtatgtatctttaaaatggaaTCTTCTCAAACTATTACTGTCCATGATATCGTTAAGGGTACTGATTCCACATTAGGACCATTAGGGTGAAACAGAGTATGCACTCATTTGAAATTATGCAGTGTTTTTTTTCTCGCCCTTTAGTTATGGAGCCTATCCCTGTGAGTGTTGCCTCTTCTATGGGCAAAGGCTGCcctctactaccactaccaggccGCTGTGGCCTCTCGCGGCTGGCGGTCACCCCACGTGTCTCTGGCCTGGAGCGCAGCCAGGAGAGGAGCCTGGAGCCGCCTTACCCCGAGCCCCTGTCTACCTCCTTTTCCTGCCTGCCGTCCCTCTCCCCGGCCATGGTCACACGGCCCGGCCAGCTCAACGGCGGCAGCAGCAACGGCCTTCACCGCCCCCACCACGACCCCAGCCCGCCGCGCTCCAAACACAAGCCCTTCCTCACCTTCCCTGGGCGACACCCATCCATCTACAGCATGGGCATCAACAACAGGTCAGTCACTGGTACTACCAGGTCTGCTTAGCAGTTCTCACTATTACTTCTGCTGTAAAAACAACTACTTCCACTTCCACACCGTTTTGGACAGCTGAAGCAAACACGCATTTTCTTCAGGAAATGTACCTTTTTTTCTAgtctaaacttgttttcactctccttagGAACGGTACCTCAGTAAAACCACAATCCTCTTCTGCTGCTTCTTCATTGTCGTCTATGCGACCCCCAACTCCCTCTACCGGTATGTCGATGTCCCTCATGAGAGGTCCAGGGTCGTCAGGATCTCTACGCCCCCCTTCGCGTTCCGGCTCCCTGTTCACCACCTCCCCTGGgcttccccctccacctcctctcctcacgTCCCACTCAGGAGCAGGTACTGTACAGTTGGCACCAATGTTTAGTGCTATTTTTTAAAAATTCCACAGCCTCAGTCAGATCGTCAACCATAATTGAAAATGTTAGTGTTTTATTTACCAATCAGGTCTGCAATTAGCTTCCTATGGGTACATGTACAGCCTAATGTCACAGTGTAGTAAAATTAGTTCTTTGTTTCTGATTTAATAATAATTCCATTCTGATCTGTCTGTTCCCCTACTGTAGAACAAGACCTGCTGCGCCAGGGCCTGAACTCTCACTTCCTGGCTTCGCAGGACCGCGAGGGCCGCCGGAGCGTCCCTGGGGCTGAGACAAACGGTGGCGGGCCAGGCCGCTCTACTCCCGGAGGTCCGTCGGGGGCCAGCTCCAGTTCGGGCTCCTCAGGCCGCTCCTCCCAGACCAGCGTCCAGCCCCTGGCCTTCCAGTTCCACCAGCACAACCACCAACaccagcacacacatacacaccaacactTCACCCCCTTCCTGCACCCCAACGCCTCCGCACCACCACCTCAGCACCTGGTAAGAGATGCCATGCTACCCTTCTCACATTGGGTTTCATAGAGCAGCTTCTGCCTTGAAATGCCAGTGTTGGCATGTAACGTACCACTTTTTGTATTCATCTTTTAGTTTGATAAGTATGGCAAGATGGAGGGGCTCTACAGAAACACTGTGAGTTTATGTTTACATGCTCCAGAATTGGTGTGTTTGTTTATACATTTGAGGTGGATGTTGAGATGAATGTGGTAGGGGTCTGAGGAGTGTCGTTTTAACcagcccctctgtgtgtgtgtgtgtgtgtgtggctggctggtgTAGTTCTTCCCACAGTACCCTGCTCCCTCAGTGCCAGGCATCCAGCCTGTGCTTCCTCCCACTGGGCCTTTCAGCTCTCTGCAAGGAGCCTTCCAGCCTAAGGTGAGTGGCGCTTTCGCTACATTTCCCTGAGAGATTGTCCTTTTACAAGTCAATGGATTATGATATGTTGTTGTGTCTAGATGAAGAACCATTTGCTGTGTTTTGATACAGCCTCTTGCCCCCCAGAGAACGAGTCCTGAGATGACCGCTCGACTGGGGGGTGTGCCTCACCACTTGCAGCCCAAAGACCCCAGGGTAAGATGCTCCGTATAACTATGACATTATAGAATATATCATGGCAATGGTTACAACGGAAGCTTGTAGTACAGGATTGAGTTGATAGACGATACGTGTGCCTATAAAGGCATTATCTGCGAAGACTTGGGCCTAGTAGTCAGTGCAGGAAAAAGTGGACAACAATTAGCAAGCAGTTGGCTAGAGGTTCCAGTACAGTCAAattattttcctgtgttttatatatatttccacactgaggttggaatgattttattaaattattataatgcccttttagtgtaagagctgtttgaaaagaccacctgaaatttctgcctgtttgGGTTGAATGGAGTTTTAGCCTTTCATGATGACATTACcatgtggtaaattagttaatagagcAATAAGAATGAGTTTGAAACTTCTGCCAATGATAGCTAATTATCtgttttccccctccccactcaaaccactcccagacagccatagcaaaattcttgctcgagaaattgctctttgctaagaagctatttgtttctttttgaccattgttttcaattaaaatcacagcaaggtacttaattgttacccagaaatgatttgatattgttaTAATaacggctgcattgggcctttaacaaACATGGTTTACTACTGCTTTTTGTTTTTTAGCTAACTGATCCATTTGGGACATCGTTGAAAGTCAGTAATGTAAGAAAAGTCGGCTGCTTTGTCAGCCcttgaatacatttttttaaagtgttaTGATACTGTCACTGTTCTGTTGGTGTTCCTACTAACTCTTGGTCAGATTCAAAACTATTAGACTAAACGCCCTTGCACACCAAGTCTGACTTCTTCTCTGACTTTTGGCACACCTACTGTGAAACTCTGCAACTTTCCGTCATTACTCATTTTGGAATCGGAAGGATTCTGAtatttgtaactttttttttGTCTCGGATAAATTAACTGACCcataatttgtttattaatgctGTTTGCCTTACTTAACTGTACTTCTTCCACCATACTCATGTTCATGCTATGCCAGACAAACATTTCATACGGCAGACATTAACACCATTGCATCTGACTCTGGGCAAAGGCCTTAAGTCTTAATGCAAGCTAAACAGGATCACAGTCAATCATGTGTTTTTGAATACACAGAAACCAGGGAAGTGGTGTGCAATGCATGTACGTGTGGCATGGATGATTCTGAGCCATCAGAAGAAGGTGAAGGTAATGACTTGTGAAACATTTCTcactttttaaattttttattatttGACTTCATTCTCATCCAATCTGTATTAGAAAGTATTTCGGGGAAATTCGACCACTCAAACATTATCAGATGTCAATATAAAAAATCGTAACAATATTGGTTTAGTTGTCCATGTTTATTGAAAAAGCTATTTGCAATTGCTGATCTGTAAACAATATTCTAATCTGCTCCTATTATATGTATTATCTGTAAATAGTTCTCTAAAGTTTTCTGCATCATACTGCCCACTGACTTGTTTTCTTTCTTTGATTACCTGCCATTTAGGGGCCTACCTTCCACTGCCCTCATCTCACTTGACAAATGCTATGGCCATTGCATTGACTAACCACCACTCCCCTCTTTCTCAGCTGATGCAGGCAGATCCTCACAAGCTGGACTTCCGTAACGAGCTGCTGGCTCGTCTTCCAGGGGCCGGGGGTCTGGGCCCTCTGGGGCCCCTCGGAGGTGGCCTTCCATCTGCCCACGACCTGAACCGACCTGCCAGCCTCTTCACAGCTGCTGGTGGGTGCTTTTGTGGTCTTGACAGATATGTTCGAAGAAAAGGGGCAGCAATTGTTTGCACCATAAAGAGAGAACTATGGGCTGTTCAAAAACCACAGGAAAGAGAAAAGATTCCCTGACATTGCAAATAGTTAGTAAATTGTTTATAGTTTTTATTATGGATAGTGGGTTTATCAAATTTGGCATCTGATATGTGCAATGTTTAAAGGTCATGAACAGTCaatcatgtttttcatgaaatGGGATGATATTTGAAGGAAACCAGTATGATGACCGACCTGTGAAAATTactgttgcttctacattgataaagttACGGGTTTGctcccccatgtcaaacacttAGATTCGTTATTAAGGGGACATCAcctgaactctcattttaatacaccaatggtaacatgatattcACGTACCTAATTTAAGTAAGTACCGCCTTGTAACCAACATGGGAGAAGGCATGTTTGCAGAGGGACTTGGTTGAAatagctactctactggtgcCAAAATGTCACTGTAGGGTGCTAGCAAATGTAATTAAAAGTTTACCCTATTCATTACCCTATTCAGATACTTGTTTCCCCTTTCATCTATGTCTGGTGTtaactagttactggctagctaggtcttcagatAGCATTGAACAAAATGAGGGGGTTGTTAAAAATGCAGACGCAGTTGTCAACACATCCATCAGTGCTGCTGTGAAATGCTCCACAAGAGACATGCCAAACGGGAGATGTATATTTTTATGATAGAATTGATGCAATTTCACTGAGTTGCTTTCTGTGTCACCAAATTCGCTTGAGGATTTTACTGCAACATTTCTCACTGCATCCAAGTTGCTTGGCATGGGCGTTTCgaagagctgtcagtcaaggcaagctcatgaatataagctccctgcccactcagcctgtcttttcaaacttctTAGTTAGCTATATGAGAGAAAGTACTTTTCAGAATGACTGAGTACCTTTTTAAAGTCTTATGTAGAGGTGTGCATATTATTTGACATTTTGGTGTGTGCCCCCTTTTCCCTCAGGTGGAGTCAATCCATCATCTCCTTTCATCCCACCATCAACGCCCCACTCATCTTTCCTCACCCCAACTGCACACTTAGGTAAGAGACTGCTTCAAAGGTCTTATCTGTGCCACTTGCACCCTTGGTAAACAATTCTTATTTTGATACACCGTCTCAAGAAACTGCTTTTTTTAGGATATTCACAGGTCACTGAAACACTGTATTAGCCTAGATAATCAATTGAAGCATAGTAACTTTAGAACATGCGACTAAAGAAGATTGTGCTCCAGTGAGTCTGAACACAAATAGTGAGTATTGCCAGAGGTTTGATGCTTTAAGGTTTGTGTCCGCTTCAGTCCTGATGTTTATATGCGCATGTGTTGCAGACCCGTACGGCCGCTCACCTCCGTTCGCACCTCTCGGAGCCCTGGGCTCTGGTGCCTTCGGGGGACTGGGCAGCCCTACACTGGGTGAGTCACCATTTCCTTCCTCAAAAAAGAACAATCGTTTGTCCTTACTCATTCGATAATAATTTGTACTGTCTACTGAAATGACTAACATTACTCCAACGTCTTTCCGTCTCTAGCTAACAGCTCAGTGTTTGGCCACAAGGAGCCTCCTGTGGTCGGGGGCTTACCCAACCCTCATGACCCATGGAACCGGCTGCACAGTGGGCCTCCCCCATTTGCCGGCCCCAGCTGGGCCAAGGGGAGTGAGAAGAGGGATGAGCGGGACCCGGGGAAggacatggagaggagagagattattcACATCAAAGACGAGAAAGACCGGTGAGAGACAACGGCCTCACTCAAACATATTTCATCAACCTAGTTCCAAAATATGTTGTTTGAACTTATCTGTCTATAGTAGTTTTCTGTCTGTTTCGGTTCACGTTACTCAACACATTTTTAATGCTGTTTTTGATTTGAGTGCTTAATTGGTATACCTCTCCCCGCAACCACTGATCAACTTCTATCCTCTTTTTAGAGACAATATGCTATATGGTCGTCAACCTGTGCGGATGTCTCCGGTCGCCCCGGCCCTCAAGCTCCAGCAGCATCGCAGCAGCACCCCTGTCTCCCACATCAACGGACATGGGGGCCCCCTGGGAGGCCCCAGCGGTCTCACTGAGGATCTGACACGCAGCCacagcagggaccgagagagggacagagacgggGACAAGAGACCGCTCTCCTCCAGGCCACCTCCACCAGGCCCTTCGTCCTCAGCAGCtgcagcagacagagacaggcctcgctcctcttcttcctctgtgcTGACGACTCCCCCACCCTCGGGACCCGGCGCCGCCTCGCCCTTGGATCTGTACCCCCGTCAGCAGCCCCCCGCGCAGCACGGCCTACATAACGAACTCTCCCACTCCTCACAAAGAGAGGGAGGCCCCCCTGCCTTATCCTCAGCCACAGTCACCTCTCTGTCCCAGGCCAAGAAGCCTGACCGAACCACCACCCcgttgcccaagcctcccccccTCTTCCCCCCGGTCAAGGTCAAGGAGGAGCGGAAGGAGGAACCGGAGCCCGTGCCAATCTCCCTGCCGCCTCCCCTGCCCCCCAGCCACAACTACGATCGGCCCAACAGCCGCCCTCACCTCCACCGTTCCGCCACCCCCTCTTCTCGCTCTCTGACTCCCACACCCGGCTTGCCCCTGCCTCCTCCCACCCCGCACAACCCTCACCATCACCTCTCCATCCTGGAGCGCTCCCGAGCGCAGGCCGCCATTGAGGCCTACCTAGGGAGCACACAAGGGGCTGGCGGGATAGTAGTGGGTCCAGGGGGAGAGAGGTTCTCCACCCATCCCCACGGCCCGCCCCAGGGGCATGGCCAGCACCCCCACAGCTTCCCATGGGACCCATGGAGGGAGCTGGCTgcccaacagcagcagcagcaacgcCGGGAGGCCATGGCTCTGCGTTCGGACCCCCACCTGGCGCTGCGCTCCGACCCCCACCTGGCCCGGCTGCTCCAGAACCAGCACGCTCAGCGCTTCTTGGAGGCTGAGAGGGCGGCTGCCATGGCAGCAGCGGTGGCTGCAAACAACCCTCACCACCACCCTCCTACCTCCTCCGCCTCCTCGGCCCGCCAGGAGTTTGGCCTGATGGCCCACAACTTCGACCGCCCTCCCCAGCTGGGTCCCCAAGGTGGCGTGCTCATTGATGAGCAGCAGCGTGCCCAGATCCTGAGGGAAGACTTTGAAAGGGCACGCTACTTTGGGATGCATTCTCACCCGCACCTCTCGGGCTCCCACCTCCCACCGGGTTCTCACTCTGCCCACCTGGAGCAGCTGCACGCTGGGATGCTCTCCCACTCACACCTCCATCAGCCTGGAGCTTCCACCCACTCGCCCCACCATCCCGGCCTTTACTCCCGCCTGGGACCTCTACACGCGCACCACGTGCCCAACGGCATCCTGGCCAAGACCCCTGCTGGCCTGGTGGGGGCACTGTCCGTAGGAGCCCCCCCTCCGCTCATTCCATCTGTGACCAGCAGGTCTTCCACCCCGACCCGCAGACTGGGTGGGCCCGGGGACTTGGCCATGTACTCTCACAAAGACAGCGAGTCCAGATAGTACAGGGTCACACCAGAGGAGTCAAAGGGAAACATCAGGATTACTTTGCTGCTCTCACTCTGCTTCCTGAAACACACAACTCACTAAGGCTCTAGACCAgagatgggcaactccagtcctcggggctgGAGTGGTGttacacttttccccccatccctagtaaACTCAAATGAATTCAAATGAATTTGATtataaactgaagatcatgatcaTGAAGATCAAGATTAGTTGATAATtaagtcaggtgtgttagctggggcaaaagtgtgacaccaatcaggtccCTGATGACTAGAGTTGTCCATCTCTGATCTAGACCAATGAGCCCCCCAAAGGGTGTTTCTGGGGTTGAAGATAGGGAAGGGATATGAGGAGACTTGTATGGGGGCGACTCAGCACATTCACAATGGTTCAATCAGTGCAATTTTAAGGTACATGGTTTCTGTGCTTCCTAGTGTTTTATTATTTTAAGGTTTGTTCTTTGTCCATATGATGTATACAATAATGGTAGCTGAACAAAGAGGCAGAGAAAAGGCTTTCCCAATTGAATATGATCAGGTTTCAAGCAAGCTTTTTCAGGTTTGATAAGATGAGCTCTGAGAGATGTGCAAATTTTGTACACATGAATCGTTCATCCTACTCTGGTTCCAACTCATGGTGATATATAAATCCCTTTGCATAAATAAAACGTTGGGATGTTTTCTGGATGAGCAAAATAATTATGGTAGCACAGTATATTTCTCTGGTTCTTTTTTTTTGGTGTCCTCTGTAATTGTGAAAAGACTAGATTATTGATGAAAGTTTTGAAGATTCTAAATCTATAAAGAACCGTATGCTTCTGTACCTCTTCTCACCACTCCTCTGTGATCTAAGATCCTTGGCTCCACCTCTTGTATTTAATAGAAAGACTGATGATGTATACTGTGCCGACACGGTGGACAATATTTCTCTTCTGACTTGACATATGAGCAGGAC
Proteins encoded:
- the LOC129847024 gene encoding autism susceptibility gene 2 protein-like isoform X4, which translates into the protein MEGPIRSSVFRQSRRSRSQRDRERRRRRVDLAVQRATSPSSGSEREICGSGSVLGPGGKECRTSPRHRPPRRRKRVSVSCEEDIIDGFSIASFISFEALEMDCSMKPNQRAAMLMGRGSKRKRGPKENGRGLVSEPEEGALPSFSRSCCNRNRKKRRKTEVKVGSILFLETGYICDTESESADKASDNDLEPMFTVSTRKVMEPIPVSVASSMGKGCPLLPLPGRCGLSRLAVTPRVSGLERSQERSLEPPYPEPLSTSFSCLPSLSPAMVTRPGQLNGGSSNGLHRPHHDPSPPRSKHKPFLTFPGRHPSIYSMGINNRNGTSVKPQSSSAASSLSSMRPPTPSTGMSMSLMRGPGSSGSLRPPSRSGSLFTTSPGLPPPPPLLTSHSGAEQDLLRQGLNSHFLASQDREGRRSVPGAETNGGGPGRSTPGGPSGASSSSGSSGRSSQTSVQPLAFQFHQHNHQHQHTHTHQHFTPFLHPNASAPPPQHLFDKYGKMEGLYRNTFFPQYPAPSVPGIQPVLPPTGPFSSLQGAFQPKRTSPEMTARLGGVPHHLQPKDPRKPGKWCAMHVRVAWMILSHQKKVKLMQADPHKLDFRNELLARLPGAGGLGPLGPLGGGLPSAHDLNRPASLFTAAGGVNPSSPFIPPSTPHSSFLTPTAHLDPYGRSPPFAPLGALGSGAFGGLGSPTLANSSVFGHKEPPVVGGLPNPHDPWNRLHSGPPPFAGPSWAKGSEKRDERDPGKDMERREIIHIKDEKDRDNMLYGRQPVRMSPVAPALKLQQHRSSTPVSHINGHGGPLGGPSGLTEDLTRSHSRDRERDRDGDKRPLSSRPPPPGPSSSAAAADRDRPRSSSSSVLTTPPPSGPGAASPLDLYPRQQPPAQHGLHNELSHSSQREGGPPALSSATVTSLSQAKKPDRTTTPLPKPPPLFPPVKVKEERKEEPEPVPISLPPPLPPSHNYDRPNSRPHLHRSATPSSRSLTPTPGLPLPPPTPHNPHHHLSILERSRAQAAIEAYLGSTQGAGGIVVGPGGERFSTHPHGPPQGHGQHPHSFPWDPWRELAAQQQQQQRREAMALRSDPHLALRSDPHLARLLQNQHAQRFLEAERAAAMAAAVAANNPHHHPPTSSASSARQEFGLMAHNFDRPPQLGPQGGVLIDEQQRAQILREDFERARYFGMHSHPHLSGSHLPPGSHSAHLEQLHAGMLSHSHLHQPGASTHSPHHPGLYSRLGPLHAHHVPNGILAKTPAGLVGALSVGAPPPLIPSVTSRSSTPTRRLGGPGDLAMYSHKDSESR